A window of the Lathamus discolor isolate bLatDis1 unplaced genomic scaffold, bLatDis1.hap1 Scaffold_104, whole genome shotgun sequence genome harbors these coding sequences:
- the LOC136006237 gene encoding uncharacterized protein LOC136006237 translates to MRLVLQDDSWLPVYTLEQDEVERIEAFVNIPAMSEHEKVGFLESVCFLLSTARFCCLQQGLDVFCHKNHLAETIQTLLQEQPTDQLRTEVRHLAMDAIAELSSVESGLAEQGRRLLETCCKSVFFLPPKEEFWGLDTYYYVRALESMDNMLWSLVLNSPDPRGGEELQSILQLLLHFSCCPSPVVRERALGRIVALTQLLEHHHTLRNLRPTCRSPFSPIPPEELPAPLLGQLLGYLLLFCFAKDGTSSLALDALCGLHQYLLRQEERPKPEHKLGELRWDEETSPQDLTMRFAGSLYPRERTDIVCVVIEAMKDSSIFDRRVAEDILELVMSDLDFWLAEMPSVVKSIRECLRNSSREATGCRMDALLVLMAIKRPRALTISMVLNVPLRDSTDVGMWEMVLTVSKTSEALRELLRMLQDTRDTSIHSLVTMASGAGGAEGAEEPQSLSTVSVLLECLSKLSENPDLARKLQRLLPHIMGSIRDASEELRIKALMILWNVMGHLPRAEASSIAVGLVRDLRPLFDGGCSQLRELSIRLFRFLLELVLGCDRWRVRSKTWDLLLPLFFRMSDQSHSVAEASREALLAAATLLGWEELQRLLERRQMWRVAECLVERSRKRIQGYLYQSLQYLEDAQVPLQEAAIRFIGLAARPLKGKSPRKLGEICRALEPLLHEGDPGLRSLAAQTVLILRSAPERRSLGRCLQALCCWEWRSFP, encoded by the exons ATGAGGCTGGTTCTTCAAG ATGACAGCTGGTTACCCGTGtacacactggagcaggatgaAGTGGAGCGCATTGAGGCATTTGTCAACATCCCAGCCATG TCTGAGCATGAAAAGGTTGGATTCCTTGAGAGCGTTTGCTTCCTGCTGAGCACCGCCAGGTtctgctgcttgcagcaggGCCTGGATGTCTTCTGCCATAAGAACCACCTCGCAGAGACCATTCAG ACACTGCTCCAAGAGCAGCCCACGGACCAGCTGCGCACGGAGGTGCGGCATCTTGCCATGGATGCGATAGCGGAACTGAG CTCAGTGGAGTCAGGGCTTGCGGAACAAGGGAGACGCCTCTTAGAGACCTGCTGCAAAAGCGTCTTCTTCCTGCCTCCGAAAGAGGAGTTTTGGGGCCTGGATACCTACTACTACGTCCGG GCACTGGAGTCCATGGATAACATGCTCTGGAGTCTGGTGCTCAACTCTCCTGACCCCAGGGGCggtgaggagctgcagagcatcctgcag ctcctgctgcacttcagctgctgccccagccccgTCGTGAGGGAGAGGGCCCTGGGCAGGATCGTGGCCCTGacccagctgctggagcaccACCACACGCTGAGG aaCCTGCGCCCGACCTGTAGGAGCCCCTTCAGCCCCATCCCCCCAGAGGagctcccggccccgctcctgggccagctcctgggctacctcctcctcttctgctttgCCAAGGACGGGACAAGCTCCCTGGCCCTGGATGCTCTTTGCGGCCTCCATCAGTACCTCCTGCGGCAGGAAG AAAGGCCAAAGCCAGAGCATAAACTGGGAGAGCTCAGATGGGATGAAGAAACCAGCCCCCAAGACCTCACCATG AGGTTTGCAGGCTCTCTTTATCCACGGGAGAGGACAGACATCGTCTGCGTGGTCATCGAGGCCATGAAGGACTCGAGCATCTTTGACAGGAGAGTGGCAGAGGACATCCTGGAGCTGGTCATGAGCGACCTCGACTTCTGGCTGGCGGAG ATGCCAAGCGTCGTGAAGAGCATCCGTGAATGCCTGCGGAATAGCAGCAGGGAAGCGACGGGGTGCAGGATGGACGCGCTCCTCGTCCTGATGGCTATCAAGCGCCCGAGGGCATTGACGATCAGCATGGTCCTCAACGTGCCCTTGAGAGACAG CACTGACGTGGGCATGTGGGAGATGGTCCTGACCGTATCCAAGACTTCGGAGGCCCTACGGGAGCTgctgaggatgctccaggacacCCGGGACACTTCCATCCACAGCTTGGTT ACCATGGCCTccggtgctggtggtgctgagggCGCTGAGGAACCGCAGAGCCTGTCGACAGTGTCCGTGCTGCTGGAATGCCTCTCGAAGCTGTCAGAGAATCCTGACTTG GCAAGGAAACTGCAGCGGCTCCTGCCCCACATCATGGGCAGTATCCGGGATGCCAGTGAGGAGCTCAGGATAAAGGCCCTGATGATCCTATGGAACGTGATGGGTCACCTACCAAGGGCAGAGGCCAGCTCCATTGCCGTGGGGCTGGTGCGGGACCTCCGGCCACTCTTTGATGGA ggatgcagccagctccGGGAGCTCTCCATCCGCCTGTTCCGATTCCTCCTGGAGCTGGTGCTTGGCTGCGATAGGTGGAGGGTGCGGAGCAAAACCTGGGATCTGCTGCTCCCGCTCTTCTTCCGCATGAGCGACCAAAGCCACAGCGTGGCCGAG GCTTCCCGGGAAGCTCTCCTTGCTGCGGCAACGCTTCTGGGGTGGGAAGAGCTCCAGCGCCTATTGGAGAGAAGGCAGATGTGGAGGGTTGCAGAGTGCTTG GTGGagcggagcaggaagaggaTTCAGGGATACCTGTACCAGAGCCTGCAGTACCTGGAGGATGCTCAGGTCCCCCTGCAAGAGGCAGCCATCAGGTTCATTG GACTGGCTGCACGGCCCCTAAAAGGGAAAAGCCCAAGGAAGCTGGGGGAGATCTGCAgag ccctggaaCCGCTGCTGCATGAGGGCGATCCCGGCCTTCGTTCCCTGGCGGCACAGACTGTGCTCATCCTCAGGAGTGCACCGGAGCGGCGGAGCCTGGGACGCTGCCTGCAGgcactctgctgctgggaatggcgcagttttccttag
- the LOC136006233 gene encoding keratin-associated protein 5-3-like yields MGYSSARDRCCGCCSSNDTHCRYSNHINKQGGFSSASHKRCGCCNPSDWDSAYYMALWPSKPKHKHCSYSTTSFQVCSYSNAGKEHCRYSMACNMYSGYVNPSHKHCTYSSASQKHCGLSNASDTHCCSSSPTDKHSNDTHCRYSDHINKQGGFSSASHKRCGCCNPSDWDSAYYMVCSNSSSRREHCCYSTACKVCSGYVNPSHKHCGYSKPCQKHYSYISDRHKHCGLSNASDTHCCSSSPTNKHSNDTHCRYSNHINKQGGFSSASHKRCGYCNPSDWDSAYYMTHNCLQSAAPDPQLPPK; encoded by the exons ATGGGCTACTCCAGTGCCAGGGacaggtgctgtggctgctgcagctccaatgACACGCACTGCAGGTATTCCAACCACATCAACAAGCAGGGAGGCTTCTCCAGTGCAAGCCACAAGCGCTGCGGCTGCTGCAACCCCAGTGACTGGGACAGTGCCTACTACATG GCACTTTGGCCATCCAAACCCAAGCACAAGCACTGCAGTTACTCCACCACCAGTTTTCAGGTCTGCAGCTATTCCAATGCAGGGAAGGAGCACTGCCGCTACTCAATGGCCTGCAACATGTATAGCGGCTACGTCAACCCCAGCCACAAGCACTGCACTTACTCCAGTGCCAGCCAAAAGCACTGCGGCCTGTCCAACGccagtgacacacactgctgctcctccagccccaccgacaagca ctccaatgACACGCACTGCAGGTATTCCGACCACATCAACAAGCAGGGAGGCTTCTCCAGTGCAAGCCACAAGCGCTGCGGCTGCTGCAACCCCAGTGACTGGGACAGTGCCTACTACATG GTCTGCAGCAATTCCAGCTCTAGGAGGGAGCACTGCTGCTACTCTACAGCCTGCAAAGTATGCAGTGGCTACGTCAACCCCAGCCACAAGCACTGTGGCTACTCCAAACCCTGCCAGAAGCACTACAGCTACATCAGTGACAGGCACAAGCACTGCGGGCTGTCCAACGccagtgacacacactgctgctcctccagccccaccaacaagca ctccaatgACACGCACTGCAGGTATTCCAACCACATCAACAAGCAGGGAGGCTTCTCCAGTGCAAGCCACAAGCGCTGCGGCTACTGCAACCCCAGTGACTGGGACAGTGCCTACTACATG acccacaactgcctccagagtgctgccccagacccacaattgccccccaagtga